The sequence ttaatatagaaattaacatatatatatattaataaaacaggtaaatatatattaaattagacAAAACGAGGCTGGAGATAACTGATGAATCACATCACATTTATCGCCATGttgacatagacatagacatagcatttatcgtttgccccctgttctataaaaaataatagctattttatatagaaatgtaATGAAAGAACTTAACATTGAAATGTTAAGTTCTTGAATCGCGTGCTACCAAGGATATTAAAAGAGAACTATATCAAAATTGCATATGCTGTCGCTGGAAAAGTACCGTGCATGGTGTTGAaacttgtaaaaataattgtgtgATTTTTTCAGATCTTCTCCTGGCCTAAAAAAGTTGTACGTTCTCGTCAGAGCCAAGAAAAACAAGGAGCCAGTAAAGAGATTAGAGGAGCAATTGAATGATGTTGTAAGTACATTTTTGTCAATTACCAGTCAAACCTGGATGAGCGAGAGTTCAAGGGAGCACAATCTCATTCTCGCTTATAGAGGTTTCTCACTAACCCGAGTTTCCCGCTAATGCCGGTACATGGGTAACGTTTCTCTCGTATAGAGGTACGaatatagtaaatatgtaatatgataaaattatgtgcATAATGTGCacaacatatattatgtacatatttattttatttagaacttATTAACACTTATATTAGAAGGTCCGTCAATTTCGTTTGAGTttctgtttttgtattttgaatgtttttctCTAACTCATAAATTTTGTCGAATATTGCTTGATCAACAACCGCCGCGTATTCAAAGTACAAGCTCGACTGTCGCTTATAGAGGTATAGATAAGTAGCAGTCTCACTTACGGAGGTCCAAGAGGGAAAAACGACTCTCTCTTACAGAGGTTTCTGTTTTTCGCTAATAGAGGTTTTGGGAGCTTAAAAAGAAGGGTCTCGGCTATTACTCTCACTTATAGAGTTTTCTCACTAATCCAGTTCGCACTTACCCAGGTTTGACTGTAACCCGAAAAATAGTACAAACACAAATTCACTCTTTAAATATTGACacttaattgtaatatttgcAGCTATATGATCGACTTCGGAAGGAACAGCCCGactttatcaaaaaaatttacgttGTTGAGGGAGAAGTCAACGAAGAGAATTTAGGGATGTCTGAAACGGATAGGCAGCTGCTTATCAATGAGGTAATATTGCCTTAaaagtttgtatttttatactttataccCGACTATTGCAAAGCATTTCAAAACACAGATTGTTTTTGGACATTTATATCATCAGAACCTTCTTTATACGATCATGCCATCATCACCAGAATACCACCCTTTGGAAGTAAGTTGAAGTCCATTTCATTACAAAGCTAATTcggatttttaataaatcattagGATAGTTCAGTACGTTTCGAAAAACCCCATTACACTTTTTAGAAGGCCATAGAACGTGACCTAAACTAAGAACAGTATTTGTTTCTACCTCCATTACTTTTAGACATAACGGGGTACTTTCATCCGTCCAAGGTAATCAATTAGGCCAAGATAGTTTCATCATCAGACATCAACGCAGAATATAAAATTCCATCCCATTACATTTAAGGCATTTTTACCGTGCAACACCgctatggaaccagctgcccactgaattctttccgaaccaatacgaCATGGTCCTTCAATAAGGCTGAATTTAGTCTCACGCTCACCGTCAGCGCTCATAGATCAGCGCGTAGTTCGTCAGCGCTGACGCTCAGCGTGGTTCGTTTTAGTATCGTACTGACCGCCTTACTTGACCTGTATCCACTTCGCGATTTGCCATGACTGTACACGCTGACGACGTCCGTTCGACACTACAACGCTCACTGAAAGCAGAGGCGCTCTAGCGATCGTCAGCGCTGACAGCTACGCGGCGCCGACGCGCGACGCGCACGGCCGCGCAGCCATCGGCGCTGACCACCGTGCGCGCTGATAGCTATGCGTCATTCAAAAACGCTTCCTAGAAGTTCATATATCTCGACCATCAGCGCCGACGGTGCGCGTGCGGTCGGCGTGACACTAAATTCAGCCTAAAAGAgggtatcaattcttaaagggCCAGcatcgcactcgcgagcctctggcattgagagtgtccaaggacggcagtatcacttaacattagggtCTCCTGCCCactattctataaaaagtttagtttCGTAAACGACATTTGTGTAAAACTCAATTTTTGACAGCTCAAACGCATATTTccattaattatgtattgttaacgcaaataaatttttagttctgttatattaattgtaaacGCAAGTAATAAAtggagaatattttttttataaataaaggtaCAATCTTTCGCTCACTCGCGTTAACGCGATGTCtcatgtatatgtcaccgtaaaattgtaaacaccgttagattgtaatctatctcgcgagattgtgaacctcaacgcactgcttacaattttacgtattattattcagtagattgtaatctatcgaagtgaaaccgtcaaattgtgaaacggatcgcaTCTCGCGCGCTGATTGCTTAAACGGAATATGCCACGCGCtaccatatttgtttgttaattcacaatctttcgacagttcacaatctcgcgagatagattacaatctaacagtgtttacaattttacggtgacatatatactcGTTTGTATGTGAAATACACACGCGTGTAGTTACTTTCGCAGCCCGTCCACTCGTTCCTGCCCTCTCTTGCTGTATAGTAACAGCCGGTAAAACCCAAAGcggtttaagaaaaaaaattaaatgttgatatattttaggtGGAGTTCATATTCCACGGGGCTGCTACTGTTCGTTTCGACGAGCCTTTAAAGGTCGCTGTCGGAACCAACGTTCGAGGGTCCAGGGAAATGCTGGTACTCGCCAGGGCTTGTACAAAGTTGAGAGCGTACGTACACATCTCAACTGCCTACAGGTATGATAATatcctattatttttataatttattgagcCTAAAATAGCAAAATTTGAAACTCGTCAATATGATCAAAACTGGTATAACAGGCCTGATTGTGGCaacatgaatattaaaatatccaTAAAGCAATTGTGTTCattcgtaatttaaatattacgacACAAGATTcgataaatttaatgttaaaaatatattttagctaCTGCACACAACTTGATATTGACGAAAAGTTCTACAAAAGCTCACTAGAGGGCGACAAACTCATTGACTTGGTCGAAAACATGGATGACGCTATTTTGAAAGACATCACGCCTGGGTAAGTTTAAAAAGTCAAATGTATTACTTATCCAGACATAAATGCTTATActaaaactagctgacccggcaaacgttgttctgccatgtatattatttctaggaaacaatttttagttcaataaaaatagctatcataataaaaaataggggttgatcgtagaagggtgaaaattaggggttgtatgtacttttgtatgttgtatcataaaaagatgaaaacaaaaaaaaatttctataaaatagaACCAAAATTTTTGGGATGGTCACCCCttttatcacttaggggtttgaaagatagtagccgattctcagacttactgaatatgaatataaaaatttcagaagaatcggttgagccgtttcggaggagtatgggaacgaacattgtgacacgattattttatatattaggtgTTCAGTAAAAAGCGATAATGAGTATGACAcaattatcttttataaagATTATTGTACGTTTGATGGTTTATTATAGGTATACGTTGTATCTTTTCAAAAGCTAAATTGtcctttattgtttataaccCCGATAATGTTCCATTAACCGCGGAAATAGGTAGAAATCACTAAAGAGCTAAATCCGGTGAAGCATGATGACTTGTGCGCGGAGTGTTCTTGGTGAAACAAAACAACTTTAACGAGTTTGCCACGCTGTTGCTTATATATTTCCTCACGCCACTTTATTGTTAGCCCCTACGGCTGATATAAAAAGTCCCTCGTTCTTAAATTTTGCCCTACTTTTTTTAGGTTGGTGGGAGATTATCCCAACACATATGCTTTTACCAAAGCAGCCGCTGAAGATATAGTCTTAAAATACTCTAAGGGACTACCAGTTGCCATGGTCAGGCCATCTATTGGTGAGAATCTATTAAGTAACACATGAATATATTAGTTTTACGATTTAATGAATAGTATTCTGTGGATTTGATCTTGAACTACTAAACCGGTTACgcaataatgatatatttaatttcaatatttttttgacatgacaccaataacatattatgattactttttaatattaattatgattttaaaattccACACAAACTACTAAATAATTAGGTCTAATGATAGAAGAGACAACTCTAATAACACTATGAAAAAggatgatttttattttaaagattaacGGATTAAGGTACATAATTAAAGCTTAGTATAAAAGCACTGCTATATATAAATCAGAGTTCGGCGGGTCTGTTCTGTGACAGCCACACCTAAGACCGAAAAAATACGACATATGTCAGGACTCACCTctataaaatacacaaaagaTTAAAGAAACATTCCAATCTATGACCAAAACCAATTAGATTGTAATACTAATGGgatttaaatagtaaatcGAATATAATGGCCTTTAACcaaattgtgtatttttagttATCGCTACAGCAAGAGACCCTATTGTAGGATGGATTGACAATGTATACGGACCTACTGGGGTAAGTTATTCCaacaaaacataatacaaaataccatccgtatcacctcgacgtccgtcgttccatagctgagtttcttaaggcagtttgtgccacgcaccaccactatgtggaaccagttgcccactgaagtacttccacttagggtccttcaaggtTTCttgaaaggtcggcaacgcacttgcgagccttttggcaatatgagtgtccataggcggcagtatcacttaacatcaggtgagcctcctgcccgtttgcctcctattacataaaaaaaggacAGAAACAATCGCTCGTCATCGTGTTCCAACTAAAGTCTTTACAATGTAAATGAATTCAAAatcgaattaataaatataatcgtaATTTCAGTCGCGTAGTAACGCAAGTAGCATTATTTGTCCACATTGAATATGAACTTCCTACACAATCTTTCTCGATATAGTGGTTATAATATGTCAAGAGCCATGTCACAAATGCATTTATGTTTTGCCACATGGCGTCTATTGTTGTTACTAATAGTTCATACATCGATatcatgaaatattatttatatattgaaaattacgtgaattatttacacaaatacagtatttacaattttcttaacctataaagtaataataaaaataattaaaaataaataaaattaaaattaaaacaaatttaaaaagtttggtccctgtggcagtgtacctttaacgctggcagcatttcctcgctgtattgcgagacttattctttgagccaggaaagcaccagctctggggtcaccggtactatctaccaggcgccaacttaaatctttaatttaaattggcgcctggtagataataattaatttatatatataaattaattaaataattaataattaatttaattattttaattttattttattattattattactttaatctttaatttaatttttttacgtgaATTATTACGTTTCTGCCAGagagtttttacaatatattttatatacttgtGTCTTTACTCAGACATCATGaaacattacaatctagcctacttaagactaataagtaatttaagtctaacctaatttactaataaggatatttaacatacgaaagtgtccaataacactacttacagtttctattaaagggaagacacttTGTGTACATTTTTGTGTGTAAATTCGTTATTTCCAAACAGATCTTCctcttaatagagactgtatgtagtgttattggacaacttcttatgttaaatatttttttagtaaattaggttagttttaaattacttattatttttgagttaggctagatcgtaatgttaagTTGCGTCATTGTGCggaaacatatttataaaaatagtagcAACTTGAACGTTTAGCAATGTACTACTAGATCTACCATTTTATGTAAGGAATTTCGAGATATACGGTtgtattctataaaaataaaagataaaacatGTGTGtagtacacgcgttagaagttatacttctttttttgttaaaaaaaacgacactaacaatagaaaaaaaggtattgaatacattgaaagttttatcgtaacgcattatctagttaaataaagtttatttaaatatcacaaaaaaaaatctacataattatagaaatggaccttttttattttaaaatgttgactatgctaacttcagggtgtcggttttttgtgacgcgTACTCTCATattttttccctaacgcgccaaaagaagtataacttcaaaaatttctaATGTTAtggtacataataattatacttataCAGGTAGTTGTTGGTGTAGCAGTTGGCCTTCTTCGAGTGTTAATGTGTAACCGTGATGCAGTCGCTGACCTGGTACCAGGCGATATGGTTGTAAACGCATGTATTGCTACTGCCTGGAAAACTGCAAAAGATTATCCTGGAAACCATGAGGATGCTCCACCTCTTGATCAAGCTCCGCCtgtgtataattttgtttcttcAGAAGAAAATCCACTTACTTGGGGTAAGTAGATTTATACgggaatgtaagtgcgtgctcctatttcaccatgcctcctgctgatagaggacaaatctttgtttttaatttattttattattataattacttatgttgtcacgtggaacatggtgtaatggttgcagcttcttACACACATTGTGTAAAACTAAAAGCTTAGCGACTAacaagagtggcggagagcttattgccagttcttctcttctgttctacgcccttgatttcagaactggcagtaaatataaaattagaagtatCTAATGTATATTACATTACTTTAGATTCTCACgctttttttttggaaatgaAATATGATAGGCTACGTCTGTCAAATCCAAGCACTCGAGCGCAAAAGGAATCACTTGAAGTAGTCGGCAATGTACGGTCCCGTCCACCGTGATGTAGCAAGCACGAAATTGTCCTCTAAGAAatggattttatatttatatatataacgtcATTCGATATAACGAAAtctctctataacgtaaaaatgacaaatttgtttagtttaacacaaaacccatacattaaatatttttatgtttagacagcaacaacatacttaagtgttGTTCTGTCTTCATTCTGGCTgtcatttttataatcagctgACAAAACTAACCTATTGAGGTGCCGAATTTTCTAAGAAAGGCACCTGAGGCCATAAACAGCCttctcgcctttgttattgttaattgcattaacacgtgtgccattattcttagattacattgcctgtaggaaattttggtcgcagttactaaacgcaccatcGTCACCtacctattatttatatataaattattgaaattggttaaacttgttttttttttcttcccaCCGTATAACGAAATCTATCTATAGcgataaaattaagtttaaggTAAAGTagtttcttgtttttttttttttttttaataaaatatgtttttttttcagataagTTCGTGCAACTTAATCGTCGTTACGGTTTTGAAGTACCCACTATTCAAGCTGTATGGCATTACATCTTACTCTTCACAACTTCTGAATACATATTCAATTTCTACTGTCTTCTACTACATTGGATACCTGCTTACCTCATTGATGGCATTGCTGTACTTATTGGAAAAAAACCTgtgtatgtattgttttaCCAATCGGTTATATCTCTTCGTATTATATTGAAGCTATAGAATTCGAATACGCAATCTTGGGTACTGCTGATTCATCATAAAAATCTCTTTCTGTTGGATAATCCGTTTAACAAAAAAGGCTTGAGCTGTATAAGATGACGCTACCACCGCTTTAACATTTGCTCTATGCTTGATGACATTGAAACTGTGTCTTCCTTTCTATGGATCTAGCGATCACGTCTGCTCCACTAACACCTGTAGAACTAGAGTAGTATATACTTTTGAGCTCGAGTTGTCTACACTGAAATGATAATATATTCGCGCTATTTTGGACGTccataacaaaattaatatgtaaaaatactgaattgttttttgtttgatgtGGTAActtctttattcatatactttAGCCTCTAATAGCACAGCAGTTATTGTAAAGGCAAACTTGACTGAGACACATCTCACAGCATCATCATAATCACATCGgtttcaaataaatgaaacactttgtttaaagcagagttccccaaacttttttgtgtcgtagaccccttgccatgtttttccgtgttgggtagaccccctacttacctgatattgatttcctgtaaatttctaactgtagtgaagtttagtgctaaaaacttaaagtaataacacaagttaatttatacatttattaattgaatttaaattaaaactactcaaaattaaattttgtatctgtttgtttgtaatgtatatgttttgatattataagatagtatgatgtaagtaaataggtactatcagtgtatgtgttgagatccactatcgtggacccccatttccatttcatggaaccccaaatttttttttcgctgacgtaaccccttgcaggttgtcatagacccctaggggtcgataaagaccactttgggaatcactggTTTAAAGTGTCAACTGACTTTAATCGTTTAAATCaagagcttataactaacataaaattaggggtagcGACGCTGgactaacaaaaaactaacttgacttatttaTGGGTTCTTAAAACTAAGTGACACATCTATTATCTATAACGAATATAAGTAATCTCGACATTGTACATACTTGGAAACTAgaatgttttaatacaatttatgtatgtatgaaaaaactaaatggctCATTATCACTGCCAAAACTGACTACAATTTATTAGCTACATGTGTAAGATTGTTAATATTTCGTAAgcatttattagttatttttagtaagcatccctaatttttttgaaaatgaaacatagcctatatcactcgggaatagtgtagcttgccaacggtgagtgacggagcctattcatttcaaacaaacaaaaaatcaaatctttcctctttataatattagtatagatatatgTAACGTAACTAacgttaggttacataactcgcgacttaaataaaaatccttCAACTGATATTAACCCGAACATATCATTCACATAGCTTTACTGCGAGCTTTCAGGAATCATGTTCAGCGAGAGGCAGTTAAAGAACTTAAAGCACCATAACAATTATGTTTCAGATTGAAAGTTGCGTactataaaatagaaaagttcTCACGCGTCATTGGCTACTTCGCGTGTCGGTCTTGGAAGTTCTCCAATCAAAACGTCCAGAGTTTATATAAAGAACTATGCGACGCTGATAAAGATATTTACGACTTTAATATCGCGCAATTAGACTGGAAGACGTATTTCTATAATCACGTTCGGGGAATAAGGTTGTATTTGCTCAAGGATCCCATGGAGACGGTGCCACAAGGACTGAGATGGTATTTGAAACTAAAAGTAGctcattatttcattttagcGATTTTATGTCTTATTGCATTCAAATTAATGAGTTGGATAATTtgcatgtttttataattgtaatttattgtacTTAAATTGTAGTTGAAGTATCATGACACATATTGGTGACATATATCTGTCATGTATCAGATATATGTCACCAATATGTCGAAAAGCCTTATTCTGAGTCGTTAAAGTTGTCTATAAGAGATTAAGAAACTCGGAGAGTGGAAACTTG is a genomic window of Pieris napi chromosome 13, ilPieNapi1.2, whole genome shotgun sequence containing:
- the LOC125055616 gene encoding fatty acyl-CoA reductase wat-like, giving the protein MVVIGETIVKEGGDITYKDMIDEPHLEDSQIQKMFAGASVFLTGGTGFLGKLFIDKLLRSSPGLKKLYVLVRAKKNKEPVKRLEEQLNDVLYDRLRKEQPDFIKKIYVVEGEVNEENLGMSETDRQLLINEVEFIFHGAATVRFDEPLKVAVGTNVRGSREMLVLARACTKLRAYVHISTAYSYCTQLDIDEKFYKSSLEGDKLIDLVENMDDAILKDITPGLVGDYPNTYAFTKAAAEDIVLKYSKGLPVAMVRPSIVIATARDPIVGWIDNVYGPTGVVVGVAVGLLRVLMCNRDAVADLVPGDMVVNACIATAWKTAKDYPGNHEDAPPLDQAPPVYNFVSSEENPLTWDKFVQLNRRYGFEVPTIQAVWHYILLFTTSEYIFNFYCLLLHWIPAYLIDGIAVLIGKKPVLKVAYYKIEKFSRVIGYFACRSWKFSNQNVQSLYKELCDADKDIYDFNIAQLDWKTYFYNHVRGIRLYLLKDPMETVPQGLRWYLKLKVAHYFILAILCLIAFKLMSWIICMFL